One Methylocaldum marinum DNA window includes the following coding sequences:
- a CDS encoding CpsD/CapB family tyrosine-protein kinase translates to MTGMLNAQDIVRRANQPADVPIDFYVEASLKHESPVFRSPAQYEILKSKLLTLPPGEAVRTVLLVGSAAGDGVSTTAMNLAGVMARDSQRKVVLLDTNLASPGLNDFIQSEPVLGLTDIVYDNLEQVPFLKLGSDNLYALPVGRKRMNPIELFQSDKFDRLLSLVRNRFDYVFLDAPPVLGFPESLMLSARVDAVILVVRSGSTRVEVAVKARKTLEAAGAKLLGVVVNRRRYHIPDRIYRFLFKRS, encoded by the coding sequence TTGACAGGGATGTTAAATGCGCAGGACATCGTCCGGCGCGCGAATCAACCAGCCGACGTACCGATCGATTTCTACGTGGAGGCAAGCCTTAAGCACGAATCCCCGGTCTTTCGATCACCGGCACAGTATGAAATCCTGAAGAGCAAGCTCTTGACTCTACCGCCGGGCGAGGCTGTCAGGACTGTGCTGCTCGTGGGCTCTGCGGCCGGCGACGGCGTTTCGACCACCGCCATGAATCTGGCCGGGGTGATGGCCCGCGACTCGCAACGCAAGGTCGTTTTGCTGGATACGAATCTCGCTTCTCCGGGCCTGAATGACTTCATCCAGTCCGAACCGGTTCTGGGATTGACGGATATCGTTTACGACAATCTCGAACAGGTCCCTTTCCTCAAACTCGGTTCCGACAATCTTTATGCTCTCCCTGTCGGCCGGAAACGGATGAATCCCATCGAGTTGTTTCAATCCGACAAGTTCGATCGTCTTTTGAGTCTGGTTCGAAATCGCTTCGACTATGTCTTTCTGGATGCGCCGCCGGTTCTTGGCTTTCCGGAAAGCCTCATGCTCTCCGCTAGAGTCGATGCCGTCATTTTGGTGGTTCGTTCCGGTTCCACCCGCGTCGAAGTGGCGGTCAAGGCGAGAAAAACACTCGAGGCCGCCGGCGCCAAACTATTGGGCGTTGTAGTCAACCGGCGGCGATACCACATTCCGGACCGGATATACCGGTTTCTGTTCAAGCGGTCATAA